The sequence CGCGTTACGCGCCAAACTTCAAATCGAATTTATGTGTACGCGTTTCCTCCAGCTTCGCTAAAAAATGCGCGGTTAATCGGGATGCGTCTCGTTGACAGTTCAACCCTTGTGTGAGCAACCGAAATAACGATTCACGTCGATGCAAAGGtgtttaaacaattattaacggacaaataaaaatgtctattTCGCTGTCGACACGAGGCTTGTTCGAGGATTGCATTCTTTTCGTCGCATCGCATACTCCTGTTCCCCGTTTTACGTTTAATGTTCGCGGTATCAAATTTGTGTAGTCGTATGAAAGGGCTGCTGGATGATCCTTTGTGCTTGGAGAAAATGAATTAGCACGtcaatgttataataataataaaactaataaattgGCATGCGAATATATTTCACAGGCATCGAgacattgtaacgtagtaAACGAGAAATAGCTGTACGAGTGAGAATCAGCGAAGCCTTCGTCGGTCTCTGGAGGCGAACTTTTGCTAGGGTTGCTCGAATTCGGCAAACAAAATGTCAGATAATCGCTGGAGAACGCACTGGGCGTAAGTACAGAAACCGATATTGTAGCAGGGAAGAAAAATGTggggtataacgtaatagcgtTATCTGATGCGGCTTTCGTTCCGGTAAATTTCAACGAGCATGCCGCGTCGAGGATCCGCGCGCGGTAATACGCGGGCGTACAGCGTTATTACGAATTTGCATATCCGAGATACGCGGGCTGCTTCCCTCCTGCAACAAACTCCGCTCCGTGCGGAGCTCCACTCGTTAATTTAACTTCCTCTCGTGTTACCGTGCGTGGACGATCGCGCGTGCACGTACATAGAGGCGTGCTTGTGCATGCTGCGAGTTAAACGTATCGCGACCTGGAGCAATCGTCGCGATTAAACCATACCTTCTATGATCCTGTTCTTCCTAAAGGAGGAGTCGCGCGCGTCTGCACGTGTTCTCTACGTTTCCGTTACGTGGTGCCGCGTCGTCGACCGAATCGAAGTTACAGAAACGACCGACTTAATCGACAAATTGTACGATGTTAGCGTTCGATGTTTCAgatttgatttatatttttcggtTCATACTCGGACTATGGGAAAAGCATCAATACGTAAAGTAATTAGAAACGTTATGTCTAAACCTACCAGCGGAAAGATTTTCCCAGAATAGGCAGATATCGTTAATAGAATATCCTACGCTACTCGTTGAATAAATTCGTCATTGAAGTAAATCAAAGTTTCAGTATACattacgtttaaaaaattgatggtagaaattctttttcgggtttctttcttatcttaAGTAGGTATTATCGTTTGATCGAGTTTATAAGAAACACGGTAAACGATAGATTAATTTCCAGCGAGCGCTCGAGAAATAACGCTGTTGTTCGCACGTTACATAATCGATACAAAATTGATGTTTGCGGTGCCTCTCAAAAACATACGGTAAGTGTAGACACGTCGATAGAGGAAATTCGTGTCACGCATCGAGCAATCGACGTATCCGTTCGTTCCTTTTGTTCGTCCACCTTTCACAGTGCATTGTGGGTAACCGCTCGTCCGTAAAAGTCCAGTAGAGGTCCAGAAAAGGGTTAGCAACCCTTGAAGAGTGTCCTTGACAGATGGTCGATCGAGTAATACCGATCGATAAGATCGATCTGTTGAAATTTGGTGGATACAACTCCACAGGAAACGGCTATCGTAGAAAATGTCGCCAGAGTGCTACCGGATAAACCTCGAACGGTTAGCCGTGCCATCGCGCACATTTCTATCGGTTCAATCTGCGTTTCGCTCTGTGTTTatactttctctctctctccctctgttTGACGTGATTCTTAATCCTTTTACGCGCATAAAAGAAATCATGCTGGTACACACAcattgaaaatgaagaaagaatgCACCATAGCATAGCGATTATACGCAACGTTGACATGTGTCGTGTATTTTAACTCTGATTTCAACGCACAGAGACGATTAGTAATCCGTGGACGTAACGCTTTGCAGCTTGCAGAAAACACGTGGCGTGCATCTCTGGTTCAATGACTTGAAAATGGTTGGGTCTGAAGGCTGTCTGACTAACCGGCTCCCCCGCAAAGCGGTGGTTACTCGTCGAATTTGGAAAATCCCTCTGACGAAAATGACGGTCAGCGTACAATGGCCAATGGTCGCGACCAACGATCGGTCACAAGATCGTTCTTTGCCGCTATTATGAACGAACGAACCGGGCCACATCGTTTACCGATGGACAAACATCGTTGTAAAAAGGGCTTGCCGGTTTCCCTTTCTTCGTGAGATGAAAACGAGATCGCTTAGGATCCTAAAAGAGGCAAACAGAGGAACGACTAACATCTGGATCGTACCAAATTGCCCGTTACGCATACTGTCGTAAATTCTTGCGAAAGATCAAAAGATGACTTTACTTTGCGCGAAACAGAGAGTTACCGGTTTTTTAGTGCCTGGTAAGAAAATACcaaaaacgatatatatatatatatatagtatcgTTGGATACatagaaatttgatttaacTTGAGCCGACATTTTTCAAGATACAGAGTCGATCGCGCCCTGTGCAGAATTgcgtatatataaaacacCTATTTATGTGAAAAGTCCGCCCAGAAAGCTTCCAGACTAATGTTATTTACAAGAGAGAATTCTGCTATTCGCTGATTAACAGCGTCCTTCCTTCTCCCTGCACGCTTACGACAACGTTCGCAAAGCCGCTGGAAACATCAGAAACATTCTTCTTTTCGAAATaccatttaaaatttttattctgctTTTAATTGGTTCCGCTTTCGAAACGAATATCTTTCAGGACTACGTAGCCTCAATTACGAGAGGAGGAAGAAGTTGACCGGAACCAATAAGCAATTTTCGCGGCAAAGATGAAATGACGATTATCGAAGTGTAAAACAGCACATTACCTGACTCATCGGATTCGTCATTTATGACAGCtgttttaaatgatatttcaacAGAGGAATTTTCCAGATATTTCCATTGGATGTATCGTTACACAGACGTAGACGTATATAGAGAAAAGGAGATCGCGTTGAATATCGGAAAGTAAGACTTCTCTGTAAATGACATCGATCTAGCGATTTTTTGATTACACTGCGAGCAACGCGATCGCTGCGGAAGATGAACGGACggattcatttttattattcgtttgtATGATTATCGGAGTTCATAACTGTGTAATAACGCGATCAACTTGGTACAAGTTGTGGTAGTTTGCTGGCGAAACGGTGGTCTGGAGAGAAGAGAGGACAAGAACGAGGGAGGAAGAGGGAGGAAAAAATCGGGCGAAACCGTGAATTAGGCAGCTGCCAGGAACAATAACGGGCAAAAGAGAGCGAAGGGTTGCCTTTGCTTAATGCACGGTTAATGTGGATTGTCGTGGGCGCGTGCAACCACATCCTGTCCAATTTTTGTCACGCTTGCCAcgttctttttcaatttcactcGGTTCTTACGCCCACGTCGAACACACGAAGGGCGTTCGTCAAAATCGCAACCACCCACGAACTACGAAAATCAGGGGAGAGTTCGAGGCATTATATTGTTCACTGGTATTTACGGTTAACCACTGTACGTATGAATCGATAACGACGGCTTTATCGTGATACAGAAACGGAAAACCCTGATAAAAGGTTCGGTTGCAACCGACATTCCAAAAACGCACATATATCGATTCCTTTACCGTTAATTGTTTCctgtcgtttattttattttttcgattaGTTTCTAGTTTAGTTATATCGAGTTCAGATACGTTGTTATCTACCACTATTGATTTGCTTCTTCGTAGCGGTGGTATGAGAACTATgtaattagataatttttgTCGTAGTTATCGATCGActaatgttacatataatAAGACGCAGCGTGAGGAAATTAGtcaaattaattgaaacataaaCATTATGAAAGTTCTAGATAAAATTAGGGAGAAGCATGCGATCTATATATTGTCCTTGAAGTAATAATACGTCGCtgtaatgaattataaaaatatattatcgtatgaaaatatcgaatgaaacaTGTATTATCTCGGTCTATCAGAAAACAAGCGATAACGTTGATACATGTATGTTTAAGAGTAGGGATAAGCTGATTCCTTTATATTCACTAGTATATACGTTTTCCTTCACTTTCAACCCGTTTACCATAAAATCGAATTATCTTGTGGAATATTTAAAGTCgcgagtaattaaaattatcagaatCGAATAAGACAGTATGAAATTGTGAAAGAAATATGGATCGACAACAATTTggattattatttgtatctaCCTTAATCGTTATCAGTAAGATCATATAATGTATCTAATGTCGCAATTGCTTATAATTTGTTGAGtgttaaatacaaaaatcatttttattattaaatttaaagctAACGAcgtgtatataaatgtatataaaagtgGTTTAATGTGTATCACCTTATAAAAAGTTTCAGCGTTCTCTCGGAACATTAATGGACAAGAATTAGCATCGAgatcagaaattaaaaatgtggCGAATGCCAATGAAACGAAACCAACAGAATGGGATTTTTTGTACGTCGTACATAACACGAATACAAAAGTGCCGtgtattttgataaatatgtCAATTGTCGTTACGGTCCCGTATACAACGAAGGATAAGAAGGTATGAGAtctaaatatgaaatattttttatattgtgtATAATGGTTAAGAGTAAATCAATATGAtgcattaatattttcattacaggACGCCACTAAAATCTTAAATGTTCCAGTCAACGCTAGAGTCGATAGTCATTGTTCATCTGTAATATCAGAAATGAAACTAATTTGGAAAGAAACTAACGCTGACAAAGAAAAcacaattaaatttacatttatcaaCGATCACGAAAATTTCTCGCTTTTTTCTATCGGTCTCGATATACACCTAAAGGAAACTGATTCTAGTAATCCAACGGGTAAAATTTAGTGCTAAATACCTCTTTCTACGCCATATCTTATAttccataatttttttacaaacgtATACTTTAGGCGATTCGTTTAACGCAACATCAGATATCGATCGTCGTTTATTCGTTACATCCGTTACGAATGGAATTTATAAGTGcggaagaagagaggaagtGAAAGTTGGTAACGCAAAAGTAGATATAacaaatgtttctttaatcgCATTTCCTAAGGACGACAATATTTCTGCGCCCACAGGTAAATTATATCTATGTTATCTTTGTACgatttttaatagatattacTTACGTGTTATTCTGTTAGCacctaataatagaataattaagtaataatagaataataataatcggaATATGAAAGAACGGGAAATCTAATAAACATTTATCGTCTTGTAGAAGAACAATGCTCCGACGAAAAAGATGAAAGTCGAACGTTTCCTTACGTTACAAGGGATAAAAACAGCATATGTACTTTAGCAAGAATGTCAATTTCATTGAAGATACCATACAGAAAGGATAATATGCAAGTAAGAATTGAGATATGAAACATCTCTTAAGTtagaatacttttatataaattaactaCGTTTCTTTAGAACGATACTGCGATTATAGAAGTTCCAACCGCACTTAATGTTTCCGGAACGTGTAACTCTTCAAGGGGAACTTCTACTATGGTGTTAAACTGGAACCCAGAAGTGTCGAAAAGTGAATCGACATTTGCAAATGAGAAGACAAATacaattaaactttatttagaGAGAGACGATATAGACAGTCACGTTTCTATGATTACTGCTGACATTTTCGTAGATAAGACGCATTTTAAGGGTGCTCAGAGTATGCGTATAAATTATCGcgtcattaaaaatatctgctcttttattatttatgctaAAACATGATAAATCCGTTAGACGCAGGTGAGTTCATTCAGATGTTTGCGCCACTTGAGGATCTCTTCTCCGCATCCGCCAAAAATGGAATCCATAGCTGCCCTGAAAAAACATTTACGACGATAGGAGGAATTACCGTAACCATACGCAATGTTCTTTTAGTCGCTTTCGATGCCCAACAAGATTTCGCATCGAAAcaaggtaaaatatttttaccatcAGCCGAGACAAACCTAGCATGATGCTTCAAGCGATTGATGAAAAAATTGGTTACACGCCCATGTAACATGCAATTACAAAACTAAATCTGAATATTTCAGTAACCGACTgtagaaatacatattatgAACGCGACTTCACGTATATTGTACGGCGAAAAGATACTGGTGTACCTTGCACCTTGGCGAGAATGTCGATTGGTGCGACAGTACTGTACAAAAAAGATGATTCGCAAGTAAGTTTCTAAAACATGTGATATGCTTTTTGTCTGCTACTGTTACAGTAACATCGACTCATATGCTACATTTTACAGAATAATAGAACACTAAACGTCCCATCTACAGCTGTTGTTAGCGGTAATTGCGGTAATAAATCTTCTGAAATGACACTAAGCTGGTCAGAATCAGGCACAAATAATACGATGAATACAATTACATTTCATATTGGTAGAAATGAGACTAATTTCTACGTTTATCAAGTAGCGGCCACCGTGTATTATGATAAAGATGGTATGTTGTGCCACTATGTTTAGTAATCATTCGCGTGTCACTaaactgcagatttttatgtcTCTATAGGAGaattgaaaatgcaaaattgcatAGAACGCGCGTagtacgaaaaaatatataagatatccAAAATATAGTGCTTTCTGTGACATTAGgcaggtaaaacaattttctatcgaggttctaatttcttaattacattcttataaatatgaatttacataagaATTCGCAGTCTATATATCACGAAATCCATGCGTTCTTATACTTTGTAATCATATTTCACGATTAACGcatcgtaataataattttagatcAAACAACAGCTATACAGGGAGAGTCATATAATACGCAGAGTCTGTTTTCGGCATCTGGGATTGACGGACTTTATAATTGCACAAGTCTTATTCACGAAGTAAAGGTCGATGATATCCGCTTAAACATAACCAATGTTACATTTATCGCATTCAACACCGAAGAATACCTTAACTCGAAAAaaggtaaattaatattaatcgcaCCAAATTGTACTTAAAAGATTgcaaattcttccaaatacaataaaaatgctTTCGTCTTTTTAGTGACAGAGTGTTCTACCAACTCGAGCGGAGATGTACCTATACCTTCTGTAGGAGGCTATTCTTACGTAGTGACAAATAAGGAAAATGTATCTTGCATCGCAGCTAATATGTTGATTTCTATAAATGTACCTTAcacgataaaaaatacatcTAAAGTACGTATCCTTCGAATCTAAACTATTTTCATCACGATGCACGCTTCGTTTTAATGACATAAATAATACTCATGCTTGGTATGAAATTAATCTTGTACACTCTGTAGACGGACCAAAAGACTTTGATAGTACCGACTGGAAACAAAATAAAGGTAGATGGTACGTGCGAGGATAAAAACTCcataatgaatttaatttggTCCGAGAATTCAGAAGATAATTCCCAGAacgaatacgaagaaaataaggttacgattaattttatgaacgacgaatcaaattatttcattcggtCTATAAACCTGTCTATTTGCTTAGATAAACGTAATTTTCCTGAAGCTAACGGTAAGGTTTCGAAATGTGCAGTAAGaagttttacgttattataGTATGTTATGTTAATGCTAGTTTGTTCGTAGCTACCGGTTCATATATAAATGTCACAATGGGAAACCTCGACATATTCTCCGCTCCTCTAAACAATGTGTACAAATGCTCCGATAAAACTTCGGTGAATGCTCAAGATGTCGTCATAACTATCAGTAATGTTTCTTTGATCGCGTTCAATAAGGAGAGGAATATTACTTCGAGATCAGGTAAAACGAACGTCAATTTCATCGGTTcaataatagaaattcatCGTTActcttaaatatttgtataacgCCAGGAAGATACTAAAGATATCTTTTCAGTGAACTGTGCCCATAATGAGCCAACTGACAGTAATGTTGGAGCCATAGTAGGTGGTATTATCGGAGGTATTATCCTCGTTGGTATAATTGGATATCTAGGCGTGATGtacaagagaaaaagaggatacGGTGTTTGATAATAAACACGagtaaaatttgtacaacTATTATCTATTATAGAAGTAAgtagattttaaatttaccaaGACATTgcaaaatatcgataaacagTAGGTTTTCATTAGTGATGGGATCAAATGCAGTATgcacaatatacatatatatacagagCCATATGATGTACCAACACGTTTACATATGGCGCTGGGAAACTGCATACTACATTCGTTAATTATCCTGCTTTAGGAAACAATTCGATGTTTCGACCACCCTTCACGTTCCGTCACGGTTACGCCCACCCCAATTATCTCGTTTACTTGCCAAACTTCAATATGCGTTACGTCATGTGAACGGTCGTGTGAACCGAAAATCGATTTGAATgcaaaatagtaaaattgcacgacaattttatacgttcgaaaacaaaattaattgtagTAATATGAATTTCTTATCCTTCGTATGTTTCTCaatatactaaaaaaaaaaaaaaaaaaaataattaaatgggTATCTATGAATAAGTGATAGAATACGTCGTTTAACGTAAACCCTGGTAAATATAAGACCGGAAAAAGATCGTATTTCATAGCGATTTTgggtaaaataatatcaaattctgGACACACCCTCCTTTTACTACCTGGATATCATATCGTATATAACAGATGTTGTAATAAAATCCATGATAATCAGCGTTAATTGCTCGTCGAGAATATTTACGATCTTTTTAACTACGTATgcatcgatcgaatttttttacatCCGTGGGAATTAAGCAACTATTCGAAAAAAATTGGTCTAGGTCGTTAAAGATATCCTACCCAATTCAAGCAGTTTTCACCCTCGCAGAAATATCGATCACCATTTCCGTTTTCCCACGCCAAGCAATTGGTTTTGGGCTATTGGCTCCCTGTAATCTCGGAAATAATTGTTccgtttttcgtttctttctgtCGTTTGTTCAGTGAACCAATAAATCAGGAGAGTCCTATAGAACAGATTTggttgataaaaatatttgaacacttatatgtataatatgtatgatattaataaagttcgaaacaaaattgaaaatgtacacAGGGAATACAAATATCCCTACAGTGAACAATCAATTCGTTAATTATGTGTTTAAGACGATCATACGATtgcaatcaaatatttttgcaaaatcgTAGCGATTTTTTTCACTTCTTTCCTAAAATTTTCCGAGAAATCCGACAATACGCTTTTTGACCCCACTCGTGCAAGAATCTTTTTAAggtgtataaaatttatcaaatgagTGTACATGGTTACCTTAGAACGCGTCAGCTGTTCAAAGATCTTCCCTTTAAAGTTTAAAGGACCTGGAAACCCTATTATGCGCCTCGTTCCTCGAGCTGGGATCTCTTTTACGATGTATTGCGCAAGCTGTGGAAAACATGTAAGTAGCACCTTTTCCTAAGCAGGCAAGTTCATGAGAAACGGGGGAGAGATGATTTTTCGTCCAAGGTCTTTCGTAATCTAGCAAGTGTTCCTTTCATTGTACTGTATCGATATATTACGGTGCGCATAGTGCACAAGTATAATGCATGCGTCAATTATTATGAACAAATCTATCGTAATCtctaattaaatagaaaatatctgTTGAATTTTGttggaatgaaaattttaaacaatcaGTAAATACTTTCGTATCGGACAATTTACAGGAACGTATCGAAGAAGCACGTGTTAACGCTAATTAGacattaacatattttttcgaaatgcATTcgttaaaagtatatttaaatgtattgcGTAACTAGCGGAGAAGAAAAGTCAGCTTGTCCGTGTGGATAATGGTCTAATTTGAATTCTTATCCCGTTTCGATGCCGGTAGACTACATCCCAATATCAATAAATCTTAAAGGCCAAAAGGAGCAGGCACGCGTGCCTGAAGGATCAGCCACGTGGCTACAGCTTCCTTCCAAGAAACGATTTGTGTTTTAGCCGAAACTACTCTTCGTCTATGGCCCCTTTCGGCACGAACCACAACCTAACATCTCGGACAACCTAACATCTAGTTTTTCCACGTCCGCATCCAGAACGGGTGTTTTCATTGACAAAAAATCATTCGAATTCAAATGCTTCGAAAGGTCTGATACATCGAATCGATCTATCATTGATCGCTTTGTCTTTCGTATCGTTTCGTAAGTCCATCGATGTTACGTGTGAAAAAGTCTTATATGACATAATGCGTGCAGTTCGACGTAAGGAAAGAAAGGTGAAACGCTTCAACCGACTGTTTTGAAGCTTTTACAGGCTTCctgttcttcctcttctttcttcgtctcgaAGAGCAGCATCGGCCACAAGACGTTTTGGAAGTATGAGGGCGCAGATGCGATTGTGTTTAATGAAGTTTGGCTCGAGTTGCACCTGCCACTTTCGAAGCATCTCGGACCGGCGGCCGTTACACTGCCTCGAGCACACTTTAAGAAATTGGCGGGAACTTTGTTCCCAGGTCTCTCGGAGATTCGATCGCGCTTACTGTTTCCAATTATAtgtttttcacttttaaatcattttcctCGTCCTTCGTACTAGCCTTTTAACACCGTAACCCGAGAAACtatcaaataaatactttaCCGCAATTTCCCACTAAATTGAGACGCAAAAtgtttactattatttaaagGTAAgtgttttacatatttgtgCAGTTACTACGTTGAGCAGTATAATCGTTGCGATAACACACGAATAgagttatatatgtatctcCTGGCTTAAATCTGCAATAGGAAAAGTGCATATTAACCAAGAGCTAAATATCTATCCAAATATTTCAGATAAGGCATCTTCTCTTTACATCTTATGTAACAATGAGCGGTGAAAGAGTTAAAGATAATCATCGCCATCGTTTAACATTCAACGACTTATATTCGTACAATCGCGCgatgatgaaataaattactgtCCGTTACAGTGAAAGGAAATGGATTATTTGACCAAAAAAGGCGAATCTAGTCAAACTTCCGAGGATTCGATTTCTTTGTATCGATGAGCGGTCCTTGATGTATCGTCTTTTCTTCCGTCGAACGGACGTGTCCTTCCTGCTTCCTGTTGGACCGAAGAAACACGAGAACTCATCTAATACCAGATCGACGGATGTTCGGTCAACGATTTAATTGCCACCAACATCtggctataacgtaatatttaaagacCGCCAAATCCGTTATACCTCCGATGcgtaaaaaatttatgaatgcCCTTTAAAGACTTATTTACGGAAAAACGAGTTTTTAAATGATATCAGCAAAAATGCGAGGGACAAAATTCGCATTCAGTGTACAGTTAACGGGCACGACTTACTTCCCTTATTCGCACGCTGGATGACGTGCAGGACCTGGTTTTCGAAGATGGTAGCTGCCTCGAGGGCTGCCATCCGTCAAGCAACGTGAAAGGTTCTGCTCCTGTTTACGGCGATTTAATTACCCTCGGCATCTGGCAATCCTGCGTTTCCTGGCCCggcttctttcctttttttttttcctcccctTCTTTCATCCACCCACGAGCTCTAACCGCTAACGTAACCACAACCGTTTAAAAACTAGTCCACCAGACACGATGACTTTTGGAACGAAACACCCAACAAATGTTAACTCGCGCCTCCTTCAATTTCACATACTTAAATCGTGACGAGGCGTCGGCTAAAGGCAGCTGCATTTGCGTAGGACGTTTTAAATAGGCCGATGAAACGCGTATGCAGTGCGTACATGAAAAAATGACGAATCGTTCGAGGAATCGTGGGTGTAAAAACGAGGATTATTAAGAAGTAATGTGGAGAGCGGGGTGAAAGTATCACGCGATTCGTTCGACCGCGAAGGTTCTGTTTCTAAGCGGAACAGCTGTTCCACCCCCTCCTGGGCGTCTGTTCGAGAGATCTGCCGGTATTCGTTCTATCTGAAGAAACTATCGTGCGGAGGTGGTTTCGAGAGAGCAACGGTGAAGGTAGGTATATACGAGCAGCTGGATCGGTAAAGACTCGAAAAACTCTCGGTCACGCCTTCTCCCCTTATTGTTCGTATCTAATGCTGTTCTCGTTCGCTCGAGAAAAAAGATCTCCACGGCGGAATGTTTCGTTTCGCCATAACATATTACCTGAtccttaatttttaattgcatacGACAGGAGCTACGTTATTTTTCGTCCAGGTAAATCCTTCGGGTTTCGTGATGGTCTTCTGTTTCCGTCAGAGAGAAAACGTTCTTGTTCACCTTGAGTATGAAGCTTGAAAAAATAACTGAAATTACGCCTTTTCTCTGAAATTCCTCTCTCAATCAACCGTTTATAGTTCGCCAAGTATGCACGGATGTACGTTGAACAAAATGTCACGGAACATTCCCAGTGGACAGAGGCCAGCGATCGTGtagtttctct comes from Bombus pyrosoma isolate SC7728 linkage group LG2, ASM1482585v1, whole genome shotgun sequence and encodes:
- the LOC122574023 gene encoding uncharacterized protein LOC122574023 gives rise to the protein MDRQQFGLLFVSTLIVIISAFSRNINGQELASRSEIKNVANANETKPTEWDFLYVVHNTNTKVPCILINMSIVVTVPYTTKDKKDATKILNVPVNARVDSHCSSVISEMKLIWKETNADKENTIKFTFINDHENFSLFSIGLDIHLKETDSSNPTGDSFNATSDIDRRLFVTSVTNGIYKCGRREEVKVGNAKVDITNVSLIAFPKDDNISAPTEEQCSDEKDESRTFPYVTRDKNSICTLARMSISLKIPYRKDNMQNDTAIIEVPTALNVSGTCNSSRGTSTMVLNWNPEVSKSESTFANEKTNTIKLYLERDDIDSHVSMITADIFVDKTHFKGAQNAGEFIQMFAPLEDLFSASAKNGIHSCPEKTFTTIGGITVTIRNVLLVAFDAQQDFASKQVTDCRNTYYERDFTYIVRRKDTGVPCTLARMSIGATVLYKKDDSQNNRTLNVPSTAVVSGNCGNKSSEMTLSWSESGTNNTMNTITFHIGRNETNFYVYQVAATVYYDKDDQTTAIQGESYNTQSLFSASGIDGLYNCTSLIHEVKVDDIRLNITNVTFIAFNTEEYLNSKKVTECSTNSSGDVPIPSVGGYSYVVTNKENVSCIAANMLISINVPYTIKNTSKTDQKTLIVPTGNKIKVDGTCEDKNSIMNLIWSENSEDNSQNEYEENKVTINFMNDESNYFIRSINLSICLDKRNFPEANATGSYINVTMGNLDIFSAPLNNVYKCSDKTSVNAQDVVITISNVSLIAFNKERNITSRSVNCAHNEPTDSNVGAIVGGIIGGIILVGIIGYLGVMYKRKRGYGV